The sequence GTGAGACGATACAAGCCAGGTCAAAAAAAGGATTAATCTTCCAGTAAAGACCTTAACATCCATGCTGTTTTTTCGTGAATGTCCAAACGTTGTGTGAGTAAGTCCAATGTTGCTTGGTCGTTTCCTTTCTCAGCTGGTGCATAGGCGGCTCGCGCTGTACGAATCACTGCTTCATTTCCTTCCACTAAATGTTTGATCATCTCTTGGGCTTTCGGAACTTCTTTGTCTTCTGCGATGCTAGAATATTTTGCGAATTCCCAACCACCCATTGGTGCATAGTATCCAAGTGATCGAATCCTTTCAGCAATGGGATCAATTGCATTCCAAAGTTCCGTATACTGTGTCATAAACAGAATATGCAAAGTTTGAAACATTGGCCCCGTTACGTTCCAATGGTAACTATGAGTTTTTTGGTACAAAGTGTACGTATCTGCTAAAAGTTTTTTTAAAGACTCTGAGATCGCACTTCTTTCTTCTTCTGGGATTCCAATATTAATTTTCATCATTTATCCTTTTGGTTTACTATGTATTATTTCTTTAGTTCTGAAACGATTCGTTCTACTAGACTTTCAGCAACAAAATCATATTGGCTGGTGGTTAACAAAATGTCCTCACGACTCCAGATGAGCCCAAGTCCTAAACTATATTGGATTAATTTTCCTATGGTCCAATCTGCTCCTGGTTTTTTACGGGCATTGACGATGACCTGGCCTGATTCTATATGAACTATTTTTAGGGAAACTGTATCCACTAAATTGGGGATGAGTTTTCCTTTTTCATCGTATTTTTTGAGTGCAGATCCTCGACCAAAAATCAAGGCATCCACACCAAGCACTTTTCCCAATCGAACGGCTGTTTGTGTATCGATGATTCCAGTTTTAGAAAAACTTTGTTCGTTTACTACTTTTGAAAGTTGTTCTCTTTCGATTACTTTGATTGGAAGTAATTTTGCAATTTGCAAAGAGACTGCATCGGTGAATTCATCTCCCCATTTGGCCTCTTCAATGTCAAAAAGCAGAACTGCCACTTTTGAAATTCCCAAATCTGTTTTTCCCGATTCTGGGTATTGGACAGCAGCATCCATAGTGCGACAATTTGCAAAGGATAGGCAAAGGAGGAGGGCTAAG comes from Leptospira mtsangambouensis and encodes:
- a CDS encoding Dps family protein; amino-acid sequence: MMKINIGIPEEERSAISESLKKLLADTYTLYQKTHSYHWNVTGPMFQTLHILFMTQYTELWNAIDPIAERIRSLGYYAPMGGWEFAKYSSIAEDKEVPKAQEMIKHLVEGNEAVIRTARAAYAPAEKGNDQATLDLLTQRLDIHEKTAWMLRSLLED
- a CDS encoding CsgG/HfaB family protein, which gives rise to MKPYLACLALLLCLSFANCRTMDAAVQYPESGKTDLGISKVAVLLFDIEEAKWGDEFTDAVSLQIAKLLPIKVIEREQLSKVVNEQSFSKTGIIDTQTAVRLGKVLGVDALIFGRGSALKKYDEKGKLIPNLVDTVSLKIVHIESGQVIVNARKKPGADWTIGKLIQYSLGLGLIWSREDILLTTSQYDFVAESLVERIVSELKK